The Streptococcaceae bacterium ESL0687 genome has a segment encoding these proteins:
- a CDS encoding LacI family DNA-binding transcriptional regulator, with protein sequence MKKIGIREVAKEAQVSPTTVSRVLNNRGYISEETKTKVLEAMEKLQYYPNELARALFKNETYTVGLIFPTITNPFHAELIQSIELELSNQGYKVLLCNSLNNPEKEKAYLSMLRKNQVDGIIVGTHNNNIDDYNIPGLPIVAIDRSLGKGTITVSCDNYRGGEIATTLLIEEGCKHILCIRGNSKIKLPANSRTLAYKNIMAANKLEEHILEVPFTDSIESKNQIIGDYLANHQEIDGIFAGDDLLASLALKNLEDLSRSVPDEVKLVGFDGAKETMVYNPKLTTIEQPIGLIAEIAVKKLLNMISGQVETDDLLLPVKLLKNKTA encoded by the coding sequence ATGAAGAAAATTGGTATTAGGGAGGTAGCAAAGGAAGCCCAGGTATCACCAACAACTGTTTCAAGGGTCTTAAACAATAGGGGCTATATCAGTGAGGAGACTAAGACTAAGGTTTTAGAGGCCATGGAAAAATTACAGTACTATCCTAATGAACTGGCCAGGGCTCTTTTTAAAAATGAAACCTATACAGTGGGGCTTATTTTTCCAACAATTACCAATCCCTTCCATGCTGAGCTTATTCAAAGTATTGAACTTGAGCTTTCAAATCAGGGTTACAAGGTTCTTTTGTGTAATAGCCTAAATAATCCGGAAAAGGAAAAGGCTTATTTGAGCATGCTGAGGAAGAATCAGGTTGACGGCATTATTGTGGGAACCCATAATAACAATATTGACGACTATAATATTCCGGGACTTCCAATAGTTGCTATTGATAGAAGTCTTGGCAAGGGAACAATAACTGTGTCTTGTGATAACTATAGGGGCGGAGAAATTGCTACCACCCTTCTAATTGAAGAAGGGTGCAAGCATATTCTATGTATTAGGGGAAATAGTAAGATTAAACTGCCAGCAAACAGTAGAACCTTGGCCTATAAGAATATAATGGCTGCCAACAAACTTGAAGAACACATTTTAGAGGTTCCCTTTACTGATAGTATTGAAAGTAAGAATCAGATTATAGGTGATTATTTGGCTAACCACCAGGAAATTGATGGAATCTTTGCGGGAGACGATTTGCTAGCAAGTCTAGCCCTCAAAAACTTAGAAGATTTATCCAGATCAGTACCAGATGAGGTTAAACTTGTAGGTTTTGATGGGGCTAAAGAAACCATGGTTTATAATCCCAAACTGACAACGATTGAACAGCCCATTGGTTTGATTGCTGAAATCGCTGTGAAAAAACTTTTAAATATGATTTCTGGCCAGGTAGAAACTGATGACCTTCTTTTGCCAGTTAAACTTCTTAAAAATAAAACTGCTTAA
- a CDS encoding LemA family protein, whose protein sequence is MKFKGLLAGLGVVLLLVVAFFTMSNSMVRSENEVEGKYADIETQLQRRNDLIPNLVEVTKGYASHEEKIYTDIANARAKMIQAGNSGDVSQISDANDQLTGALSRLLVLQESYPDLKASQQFTQLADELAGTENRIAVARKDYNDAVKNYNNGITTFPRSIVASMRGLHKKEYFKASESAKEVPTVSFGSTESTSSN, encoded by the coding sequence ATGAAATTTAAAGGACTTTTAGCAGGCCTCGGTGTTGTTTTACTTTTAGTTGTTGCTTTCTTTACTATGAGTAATTCGATGGTTCGATCAGAAAATGAAGTTGAAGGAAAATATGCTGATATCGAGACTCAGCTTCAAAGAAGAAATGATTTGATTCCTAACCTTGTTGAGGTAACAAAAGGTTATGCTAGCCATGAAGAAAAGATTTATACAGATATTGCCAATGCTCGTGCGAAAATGATCCAAGCTGGAAATTCTGGTGATGTAAGCCAAATTTCAGATGCCAATGATCAACTTACTGGAGCCCTAAGTCGCTTGCTTGTCCTTCAAGAAAGTTACCCTGATCTAAAGGCAAGCCAACAATTTACCCAGCTAGCAGATGAACTTGCTGGAACTGAAAATCGTATTGCCGTAGCCCGCAAGGACTACAATGACGCTGTTAAAAACTACAATAACGGAATTACAACCTTCCCAAGAAGTATTGTAGCTAGCATGCGTGGTCTTCACAAGAAAGAATACTTCAAGGCAAGCGAATCAGCTAAAGAAGTTCCAACTGTTAGCTTTGGAAGTACAGAAAGTACCAGCTCAAATTAA
- a CDS encoding ABC transporter substrate-binding protein: MKKLLSFFGGILAIIIILAAVSTGIEKKSGAATAENTMTIYNWGDYIDPDLLKKFEEETGYKVNYETFDSNEAMYTKIQQGGTSYDIAIPSEYMIEKLIDEGLIEKLDKSKIKGLENIDKKFLDLPFDPGNTYSIPYFWGTVGIVYNDALVDQAPTSWDDLWSSDYKDNIMLVDGAREIIGMALNAQGDSLNSTDINQIDQATKHLEELTPNVKAIVADEIKQYMIGEEAMAAVTFSGEAVEMIEENENLHYVVPKEGSNLWFDNMVIPKTSVNQKAAYDFLNFMLRPENAAQNAEYVGYATPNDTAKELLPDDVKNDKQFYLDDETMNHLEVYKDLGKKWLGIYNDKFLQFKMYRK, from the coding sequence ATGAAAAAATTACTATCGTTTTTTGGCGGAATACTAGCCATAATAATTATTTTAGCAGCAGTCTCTACCGGAATTGAAAAAAAATCTGGTGCAGCTACCGCAGAAAATACAATGACCATTTACAACTGGGGGGATTATATTGATCCCGACCTTTTAAAGAAATTTGAAGAAGAAACAGGCTACAAGGTAAATTATGAAACCTTCGACAGTAATGAAGCCATGTATACAAAGATTCAACAGGGGGGAACCTCTTATGATATCGCAATTCCAAGTGAATACATGATTGAAAAACTAATCGATGAAGGTTTGATTGAAAAACTTGATAAGTCTAAAATCAAAGGTCTAGAAAATATTGACAAAAAATTCCTAGACCTGCCTTTTGATCCAGGAAATACCTACTCAATTCCTTATTTCTGGGGAACAGTTGGTATCGTCTATAATGATGCTCTTGTTGACCAGGCACCAACCAGCTGGGATGATCTTTGGTCAAGCGACTACAAGGACAATATAATGCTTGTAGACGGGGCCCGTGAAATTATCGGAATGGCCTTAAATGCCCAAGGTGACAGCCTTAACTCAACAGATATCAATCAAATTGACCAGGCAACCAAGCACCTAGAGGAACTTACGCCTAATGTTAAGGCAATTGTTGCTGACGAAATCAAGCAGTATATGATTGGTGAAGAAGCCATGGCTGCTGTAACCTTCAGTGGGGAAGCAGTTGAAATGATTGAAGAAAACGAAAATCTTCATTATGTAGTTCCTAAGGAAGGAAGTAACCTATGGTTTGACAACATGGTTATCCCTAAAACTTCGGTCAATCAAAAAGCAGCTTATGACTTTTTAAACTTTATGTTGCGTCCTGAAAATGCAGCTCAAAATGCTGAATATGTAGGGTATGCCACTCCTAATGACACAGCAAAAGAATTGCTGCCAGATGATGTTAAAAATGACAAGCAGTTTTACCTTGATGATGAAACAATGAATCACCTAGAAGTCTACAAGGATCTGGGTAAAAAATGGTTGGGAATCTATAACGACAAATTCCTCCAGTTCAAGATGTATAGAAAATAA